The Sorangiineae bacterium MSr11954 DNA segment GATCGTATCGTTGACGCCGACGAGCACCACCACCGCGTCGGCGTGCGGCTCGACCTGCTGCGGCGCGTGCTTTTGCACCTTGGCCAGGGTGGCCCCGTGCCGTCCGATGACCGACCAGCGCACCGGGCGGCGCAGGCGCTCGCTCACCAGGCACGCCAGATGGTGCGGAAGGCCCTCCGTGTGCGCCTCCACCCCCACGCCGGCCGCGCTGGACTCGCCGATCACGGCGATCGAGAGCGTCCGCCCCGCCGAGGACGATCCCACGAGGCCCGTGCGCGCGCCGCCCGCCTCCGGGAGCCGTGGAATGTTCTGGCGAAGGCGGCGCCCCTGGAGGGCCACCAGCGGCAGCAGCGCCGTGCATCCAAGCCACAAGACTCGGTATTTGGTGATATCGTATTTGGTGATCTCGGATAACGCGTTGACCATGGGTGCTTCCTTTGCTGCGCGTATGCGTCCGCCGCGCGTCATGCGCGGGCCGTCGCTCGATCGGGTGAGGCGAATGGGGCTCGCTGGCCTCGTTCGCTCGGGTTGGCGTGCTCGTAAAACCAGTCGGTCACCAGACCGCCGACGATTTCCTTCGCCTCGAGGTGCGGGAAATGCCCGGCGCCCTGGACCAGCACCGACGCGTAGGGTGCGGAGAAGAGGCTCTCTTGGCCCGCGGCCGTCTCCGGCAGCACGCACGGATCGACGGCGCCTTGCAGGTGCAAGGTCGGGACGCGGATGGGATCGGCCGAGCCCGCGAGGACCGAGCGAATCAACCACCCGAGATCCGCGAGCATCGCCCGGTAATAACGAATGGGCGCGGGGAGGCTCTGGCGCAAGCAGTCTTTGATCGCGCGCATGTATTCGGGATTGGGCGTATAGCCGGGTGCCCAATCGCGCCAGAGGCG contains these protein-coding regions:
- a CDS encoding SGNH/GDSL hydrolase family protein, which translates into the protein MVNALSEITKYDITKYRVLWLGCTALLPLVALQGRRLRQNIPRLPEAGGARTGLVGSSSAGRTLSIAVIGESSAAGVGVEAHTEGLPHHLACLVSERLRRPVRWSVIGRHGATLAKVQKHAPQQVEPHADAVVVLVGVNDTIQMTRSRAWAGGARALATRLREGGARRVVFSGLPPIHRFPSLPHPLRAVMGTRAKLLDAVLRDVASTLPGTSYAPVHFEADPRFVSRDGFHPSERGYAEWARNVAAHLVPLLARDAAPAPGDPAHDPPRIHDFTLPRSA